The Drosophila subobscura isolate 14011-0131.10 chromosome A, UCBerk_Dsub_1.0, whole genome shotgun sequence genome includes the window TGTGCCCTTTGTGCTGGGCAGGCGAGTGCTCGAGGGCATTCGTCGCATCGACATGGGTGGCAAGGCGCTGACTAATCACCTGAAGGAACTCATCTCCTACAGGCAGCTGAACATGATGGACGAGAGCCACGTGGTGAACCAGATCAAGGAGGATGTCTGCTTTGTGGCCGAGGACTTCAAGGAGGCCATGCGGGTGCATCAGTGCGAGAAGAAGCGCAAGGAGGTGGCCGTCGACTATGTCCTGCCCGACTTTACGACCATCAAGCGTGGCTATGTCCGCATACCGGGGCGGCCACGCATGGACGAGGAAACAATGCAGATAGTGCCGCTGTGCAACGAGCGCTTCACCGTGCCCGAGCTGCTCTTCAATCCATCGGACATTGGCATACAGCAAGTGGGCATACCGGAGGCAGTGGCCGATTGCCTCAAGGCCTGCCCCTGGCAGGCCCATCGCGAGCTCCTGCTCAACATTCTGATTGTGGGCGGCTGTGCTCAGTTTCCCGGCTTCCTGCCGCGACTCAAGAAGGATTTGCGCGCCCTGGTGCCCGACGATCTGGAGGTGTCGCTCATCTGCCCCGAGGATCCAGTCCGCTATGCCTGGTACGGCGGCAGGGAGGTGGCCACCAGTCCCAATTTCGAAGAATTTGTCTACACACGCGACGACTACGAGGAATTTGGCGTCCATGGGATGAACCAGCGATGAACGGATGCAATTAAATTACGTGAAACAGATTTGTTCTAGAACATTCCTTGTTTTGTCTATTCATCTTAAGAGTTCGAGTGAAACAATGTgcaaaatacatatgtaggccAGCCAAACGGGGCAACCAAAGCGGAACATACTTAACGTGTAcattgaattattttaatttcctaGACATTGGATGATTGCCTAGAGCCTTAatccttctttttttgtttttatcaatATACAACTAAATTTGAACTACAGAGAACACAACTTATCTTTAGCATTCGTGTACAGTGTCAAGTTTACTGCCAACATAAATGAGAGGAGATGCTTTGGGGGTGTTGCATGCTGGGATTGGATCTGCATCTGATCTTCGTTAGGCATAAGCTTTGGGGGGAGGGTGTCTGCGAGGCGGGTGTTGCCGGCTCCAGAGCCAGAGTTTACATGCTGAACGACTCGCCGCAGCCGCAGGTGCCCTTGATGTTCGGATTGTTGAACACAAACTCGCTGGACAGCTTCGATTCCACAAAGTCCAT containing:
- the LOC117897959 gene encoding actin-related protein 6 is translated as MASTVVVLDNGAHTAKVGLANQEEPRVVPNCVMKAKSERRRAFVGNQIEDCRDTSALFYILAFQRGYLLNWDTQKTVWDYIFSKEGIGCSLDNRNIVITEPQMNFPSVQEAMLEMLFEQYHVAGMYKTTAADLAAFNYVADSEERTTMQTLNCIIIDVGYSFTHIVPFVLGRRVLEGIRRIDMGGKALTNHLKELISYRQLNMMDESHVVNQIKEDVCFVAEDFKEAMRVHQCEKKRKEVAVDYVLPDFTTIKRGYVRIPGRPRMDEETMQIVPLCNERFTVPELLFNPSDIGIQQVGIPEAVADCLKACPWQAHRELLLNILIVGGCAQFPGFLPRLKKDLRALVPDDLEVSLICPEDPVRYAWYGGREVATSPNFEEFVYTRDDYEEFGVHGMNQR